In a single window of the Caproicibacterium sp. BJN0003 genome:
- a CDS encoding class D sortase produces the protein MPYVNMVDLAFTSSTPQFDENAANIYQGSVQNTGDTLKSSDIKFPSEGETFGELHIPSVGVDAPLVYGDNIKNMINGVEVYSGTYLPGQGHTILIGGHNNTYFLPLPNVNVGDQVELCTNYGTYLYEITGSQTARYDDTTAYDLTKQEENLILYTCHNVAEIGATPYRVFVYARYVSGPEILS, from the coding sequence ATGCCGTATGTAAATATGGTGGATTTGGCTTTTACCTCCAGTACTCCTCAATTTGATGAAAATGCCGCTAATATTTATCAAGGTTCTGTTCAGAATACGGGGGATACCTTAAAAAGCAGTGATATCAAATTTCCTTCTGAGGGAGAAACTTTTGGGGAGCTGCACATTCCATCAGTGGGAGTTGATGCTCCACTTGTTTATGGAGACAACATCAAAAACATGATTAATGGTGTGGAGGTTTATTCCGGAACTTATCTTCCCGGACAGGGGCACACCATTTTAATCGGTGGACACAATAACACTTATTTTCTTCCACTGCCGAATGTTAATGTTGGAGATCAGGTGGAACTTTGCACGAATTACGGAACTTATCTTTATGAGATTACCGGTTCGCAGACAGCTCGGTATGACGATACCACTGCTTATGACCTGACAAAACAGGAAGAGAATTTGATCCTTTATACCTGCCATAATGTAGCAGAAATCGGTGCAACTCCCTATCGTGTATTTGTTTATGCCCGATATGTTTCCGGACCTGAGATTCTATCATGA
- a CDS encoding methylated-DNA--[protein]-cysteine S-methyltransferase, protein MYYLSHYSSPVGFLSLVATDQSLVGLWIEGQKYFKSTLSDPPIEQENLPILSMTKLWLDRYFAGEKPSISELSLSPSGSEFRQTIWKILCTIPYGQVMTYGEVAKEAAIILKKEKMSAQAVGGAVGHNPISIIIPCHRVIGTNGNLTGYAGGIDKKQKLLELEGVDLLKIQREKKAKATLQK, encoded by the coding sequence ATGTACTATTTATCGCATTATTCCTCTCCCGTTGGTTTTCTATCTCTAGTCGCAACCGATCAATCCCTAGTCGGGCTATGGATCGAGGGGCAAAAATATTTTAAAAGCACTTTGTCAGATCCTCCAATTGAGCAAGAAAATTTACCCATCTTATCCATGACGAAACTTTGGCTGGATCGATATTTTGCAGGAGAAAAGCCCTCTATTTCTGAATTATCTCTCTCTCCTTCCGGCAGCGAATTCCGCCAAACGATCTGGAAAATCTTATGCACTATCCCATACGGTCAAGTCATGACATACGGAGAAGTTGCCAAAGAAGCGGCAATTATCCTAAAAAAAGAAAAAATGTCTGCACAGGCAGTTGGCGGTGCGGTCGGACATAATCCGATTTCAATCATTATTCCATGCCATCGGGTTATTGGTACAAATGGAAACCTTACCGGTTATGCAGGCGGGATTGATAAAAAGCAAAAGCTGCTGGAGCTAGAAGGTGTTGATCTATTAAAAATACAACGTGAAAAAAAGGCAAAAGCAACCTTACAAAAATAA
- a CDS encoding NAD(P)-binding protein — translation MSRLYIKTQSEAQAVVEQLYRSVEQRIAASPPGLCPIDMALNFLNLCHAQTCGKCVPCRIGLGQLSEMLQRVLDGEASMHILHQIHVTAQVIVDTADCAIGVNAAQLVLQGLQGFRDDYEEHILHHRCLGALHTPVPCVALCPAGVDIPGYISLINSGRCDDAIRLIRKDNPMPLACGYICDHPCEARCRRSMVDDPINIRGLKRYAADHASEVPQPKCAPSTGKKIAVVGGGPGGLSAAYYLALMGHKVTIYEHHRQLGGMMRYGIPDYRLPREKMDAEIRSILTLGIEVKTEINVGTDITFSKLKQDYDCLYLSIGANSDKKLGIEGEDGCHGVVSAVELLKHIGDNEMPDFTGQRIVVVGGGNVAMDVTRSAIRLGAKKVTCVYRRRQEDMTAQKEEIVGAIAEGAEVQTLQVPIRIEADEKGNVAALWTQPQIIGEKDSRGRPRPKTADVPQKRIVADIVVVAIGQGIETAGFEQTGIKIQRSGTLLANSNTEMPEMEGVFAGGDCVTGPATVIQAIAAGKVAAANIDEYLGFHHEIKAEVEVPTPRFYDMQPRGRVDVTMREASERKYDFECIECGMTDEEAKQESSRCLRCDHFGYGNFKGGREKQW, via the coding sequence ATGAGCCGATTGTATATTAAGACGCAAAGCGAAGCTCAGGCCGTTGTAGAACAGCTTTACCGAAGTGTGGAGCAGCGAATCGCGGCAAGCCCTCCGGGGTTATGCCCAATCGATATGGCGCTGAACTTTTTAAACTTATGCCATGCACAAACATGCGGGAAATGTGTACCGTGCCGTATTGGATTAGGGCAGCTGTCTGAAATGCTGCAGCGGGTGCTTGATGGAGAAGCTTCCATGCATATTCTGCATCAAATTCATGTGACCGCACAGGTTATCGTGGATACGGCAGACTGTGCGATCGGTGTAAATGCAGCACAGCTTGTTCTTCAGGGATTACAGGGATTTCGGGATGATTACGAAGAGCATATTCTTCATCACCGCTGCCTGGGAGCTCTACATACACCGGTTCCTTGTGTTGCGCTTTGCCCAGCAGGAGTCGATATTCCTGGGTACATTTCTCTGATCAATAGCGGACGCTGCGATGACGCGATCCGCCTGATTCGAAAAGACAATCCAATGCCGCTTGCTTGCGGATATATTTGCGATCACCCCTGCGAAGCGCGCTGTCGCCGAAGTATGGTAGATGACCCAATTAATATCCGTGGCCTTAAACGCTATGCTGCCGATCATGCAAGCGAAGTACCGCAGCCTAAATGTGCACCATCCACCGGCAAAAAGATTGCAGTTGTGGGTGGTGGACCGGGAGGATTGTCGGCTGCCTATTATCTTGCATTGATGGGTCACAAGGTTACGATCTATGAACATCATCGCCAGCTGGGCGGGATGATGCGGTATGGAATTCCGGATTACCGGTTGCCAAGAGAAAAAATGGATGCAGAAATTCGTTCGATTTTGACCTTGGGAATTGAAGTAAAAACAGAGATCAATGTAGGAACAGATATTACATTTAGTAAATTAAAGCAGGACTATGACTGCTTGTATCTTTCGATCGGAGCCAACAGCGATAAAAAACTGGGGATTGAAGGGGAAGATGGCTGTCACGGCGTTGTTTCGGCTGTGGAACTTTTAAAGCATATCGGGGATAACGAGATGCCTGATTTTACGGGCCAAAGAATTGTTGTTGTAGGCGGCGGAAACGTTGCAATGGACGTGACACGCAGTGCCATACGGCTTGGCGCAAAAAAGGTGACTTGCGTGTATCGACGCCGTCAGGAAGATATGACGGCGCAAAAAGAAGAGATTGTCGGAGCGATTGCAGAGGGAGCCGAAGTTCAGACTTTGCAGGTTCCTATTCGGATTGAAGCGGATGAAAAAGGCAATGTGGCGGCACTTTGGACCCAGCCGCAGATTATTGGAGAAAAAGATTCCCGCGGACGTCCACGCCCTAAAACAGCAGATGTCCCGCAGAAACGGATCGTTGCAGATATTGTTGTAGTGGCAATCGGTCAGGGAATCGAGACGGCCGGATTTGAGCAAACCGGAATTAAAATTCAGCGCAGCGGTACCTTGCTTGCAAATTCGAATACGGAGATGCCCGAAATGGAAGGCGTCTTTGCCGGAGGGGACTGTGTAACCGGCCCGGCTACCGTTATTCAGGCAATTGCAGCCGGAAAGGTGGCAGCTGCCAATATTGATGAATATTTGGGATTCCATCATGAAATCAAGGCCGAGGTCGAGGTGCCGACTCCGCGGTTTTATGATATGCAGCCGCGAGGACGCGTCGATGTTACGATGCGGGAGGCTTCAGAGCGGAAATACGACTTTGAATGTATTGAATGCGGCATGACGGATGAAGAAGCCAAGCAGGAATCGTCCCGCTGTCTGCGGTGTGATCACTTTGGATATGGAAACTTTAAGGGAGGTCGTGAAAAACAATGGTAA
- a CDS encoding hydantoinase/oxoprolinase family protein, whose amino-acid sequence MGYMIGVDVGGTFTDFSVFNQETGELFHYKDSSTPADPSRAIVKGVQDVLEIKKAKADEVVYLAHGTTVGTNALIEKKGARMGLITTKGFKDLMEIGTQRRPSLYDLQAQKPVQLIPSGLNCTVPERILFNGEVETPLDEEETRKVIRYLKSKKVSSIAVCTLFSFINPKHEERIKELIAEEFPEAYVTISSELTPEFREYSRMSTTVLNSYLGPVMKEYVHNFRESIRDLGVEVEPYITQSNGSIISIKETIDCPIKCAVSGPSAGAVAASYIGKQCNADKVITFDMGGTSADISLIENYTPQVSNERDVEGYPCRIPMINIITIGAGGGSIAKIDEGGALKVGPRSAGATPGPACYERGGEDPCVTDANIVLGKLNQKKILGGRMDVNLKLAEEAIQKKICDRSDLSIPEAANGIITVVNSNMVRAVRSVSVEKGYDVREFSLMAFGGAGPLHACEVAKDLAIHTVIIPPHPGTFCSLGLLLADTKFDMSRTMIVDGVAKNLAAVNEQFQSMIQQGTESLDREEVPQDRRKFEFSIDMRYQRQNFEINIPVSSGKISKKEMEKAICDFHAEHKRSYGYCNEKAAVQFVSYRVSAIGIIDKPEMKPAPLTPDAPLPKPIETRKVLFQGKNEYVKTPVYQRFDFVPGQTLCGPCILEQMDTTLVVPKNWTLHVDGYENLLIKDNEVN is encoded by the coding sequence ATGGGTTATATGATTGGTGTCGATGTGGGCGGCACTTTTACAGACTTTTCGGTTTTCAATCAGGAAACTGGAGAACTGTTCCATTACAAAGACAGTTCCACACCGGCGGATCCTTCCCGAGCAATCGTAAAAGGAGTTCAGGATGTACTGGAGATTAAGAAGGCAAAAGCTGATGAAGTCGTTTATTTGGCGCATGGCACAACAGTCGGGACGAATGCCCTGATTGAGAAAAAAGGCGCACGTATGGGACTGATTACAACCAAAGGATTTAAAGATCTGATGGAAATCGGAACTCAGCGTCGTCCGTCTCTTTATGATTTGCAGGCACAAAAGCCGGTACAGCTCATTCCGTCAGGCTTAAATTGTACAGTTCCGGAACGAATCCTTTTTAACGGCGAAGTAGAGACTCCTTTGGATGAGGAGGAGACCAGAAAAGTAATTCGGTATCTGAAATCTAAAAAAGTTTCCAGCATTGCAGTCTGCACACTCTTTAGCTTTATTAATCCAAAGCATGAAGAGCGGATCAAAGAATTGATTGCAGAGGAATTTCCGGAAGCATATGTTACGATTTCCAGTGAACTGACACCGGAATTCCGGGAATACAGCCGCATGAGTACAACCGTTCTCAATAGCTATCTTGGACCGGTCATGAAAGAGTATGTGCATAATTTCCGCGAATCGATTCGTGACCTTGGGGTAGAAGTGGAGCCGTATATTACGCAGTCTAATGGTTCAATCATTTCGATTAAAGAAACAATCGACTGCCCCATTAAATGTGCAGTTTCCGGACCTTCTGCAGGAGCGGTCGCTGCTTCTTATATCGGTAAACAATGCAATGCCGATAAGGTCATTACATTTGATATGGGTGGAACCAGTGCGGATATTTCTCTGATAGAAAATTATACGCCGCAGGTTTCCAATGAGCGTGATGTAGAAGGATATCCATGCCGGATTCCAATGATCAATATCATTACAATCGGAGCAGGCGGCGGCTCTATTGCAAAAATCGATGAAGGCGGCGCGCTGAAGGTTGGCCCACGTTCAGCCGGTGCAACGCCCGGACCTGCCTGTTATGAGCGCGGCGGAGAAGATCCCTGCGTAACAGATGCAAACATTGTCCTTGGAAAATTAAATCAGAAAAAGATTCTCGGCGGCAGAATGGATGTCAACTTGAAGTTGGCAGAAGAAGCCATTCAGAAAAAGATTTGTGATCGAAGCGATCTGAGCATACCGGAAGCGGCAAACGGAATTATTACCGTTGTCAATTCCAACATGGTGCGTGCGGTGCGCAGTGTATCGGTTGAAAAAGGATACGATGTGCGTGAATTCAGCCTGATGGCATTTGGCGGAGCGGGACCACTACACGCCTGCGAAGTTGCCAAAGACCTCGCAATTCATACCGTTATCATTCCGCCGCATCCGGGTACTTTCTGCAGCTTGGGACTGCTTCTTGCAGATACCAAATTTGATATGAGCCGGACCATGATTGTAGATGGTGTTGCTAAAAATCTTGCTGCAGTAAATGAACAGTTCCAGAGTATGATTCAGCAGGGAACAGAGTCTCTGGACCGTGAAGAGGTCCCGCAGGATCGCCGCAAATTTGAATTTTCCATTGATATGCGTTATCAGCGCCAGAATTTTGAAATTAATATTCCGGTAAGCAGCGGCAAGATCAGTAAAAAAGAGATGGAAAAGGCAATCTGTGATTTCCATGCGGAACATAAGCGCAGCTACGGATACTGCAATGAAAAAGCAGCAGTACAGTTTGTCAGCTATCGTGTATCCGCAATTGGAATCATTGATAAGCCGGAAATGAAGCCTGCTCCGCTTACCCCGGATGCTCCTCTGCCAAAACCGATTGAAACCCGTAAAGTATTGTTCCAAGGGAAAAACGAGTATGTAAAGACTCCGGTTTACCAGCGCTTTGACTTTGTACCCGGACAAACACTTTGCGGTCCGTGCATTTTGGAACAGATGGATACAACGCTTGTGGTTCCCAAAAACTGGACTCTTCATGTGGATGGATATGAAAACTTGTTGATTAAAGATAACGAGGTGAACTGA
- a CDS encoding SIS domain-containing protein, translating to MIKGMQEVTDVMEQVKAQFEKVNGGLKYVVFVACGGSLASSYPARYLLNAESTNLSVFGYNSNEFVHATPKCVGKNSLVICTSTKATAETVEAVKTAKNLGAVTIGLTGYADSLTAKTAQYYITYYHADEWYEDASLVHYNSQGTALKVAFWLLKEYDHYQNYEKALEGFEKLPAIYAAAHETMKPISVQFGMRYKDDTVFNVLGSGAAWEAVYSDAFCFFQEMQTVHCVPIHSGEYFHGAFETTDASLAVLLLKSVGRTRYLDERAEHFLDQFGGHHFVVDAKELGLDQLDASVAEYFNSLLLHPISKQLIAAMGEVRMHPMTYRRYMWKFDY from the coding sequence ATGATCAAAGGAATGCAGGAAGTTACCGATGTTATGGAACAGGTAAAAGCTCAATTTGAAAAAGTGAATGGCGGGCTTAAGTATGTCGTCTTTGTAGCCTGTGGTGGTTCTCTGGCTTCTTCTTATCCGGCACGTTATCTTCTGAATGCTGAGAGTACAAATCTTAGTGTATTTGGATATAACAGCAATGAGTTTGTTCATGCAACGCCGAAATGCGTTGGAAAAAACAGCTTGGTGATCTGCACATCTACAAAAGCAACAGCAGAGACAGTAGAAGCTGTCAAAACAGCGAAAAACCTGGGCGCTGTTACGATTGGACTTACCGGTTATGCCGATAGTCTGACAGCTAAGACCGCCCAGTATTATATTACCTATTATCATGCAGACGAGTGGTATGAAGATGCTTCTCTGGTCCATTACAACAGCCAAGGAACAGCTCTTAAGGTCGCGTTTTGGCTTTTAAAAGAGTATGACCACTATCAGAATTATGAGAAGGCTTTGGAAGGTTTTGAAAAACTTCCGGCAATCTATGCTGCTGCACATGAGACAATGAAACCGATCTCGGTACAGTTTGGAATGCGGTATAAAGATGACACAGTATTTAATGTTTTAGGCAGCGGTGCTGCATGGGAAGCTGTTTATTCCGATGCATTCTGCTTTTTCCAGGAAATGCAGACAGTACATTGTGTTCCGATCCATTCTGGAGAGTATTTTCATGGCGCATTTGAAACAACCGATGCAAGTTTGGCAGTTTTGCTCCTAAAGAGCGTAGGACGTACCAGATACTTGGATGAACGGGCAGAGCATTTCCTTGATCAGTTTGGCGGGCATCATTTTGTGGTTGATGCGAAAGAATTGGGACTTGATCAGCTCGACGCTTCTGTTGCGGAATACTTTAATTCTTTGCTCCTGCACCCAATCAGCAAGCAGTTAATTGCTGCGATGGGAGAAGTGCGGATGCACCCCATGACTTATCGCAGATATATGTGGAAATTTGATTATTAA
- a CDS encoding [FeFe] hydrogenase, group A: MVNATIDGLSVCVENGTSILDAAKSVGILIPHLCYLKEINEIAACRVCVVEVDGTGRLVPACNNELLEGMVVRTNSPRVRQARRTNLRLILSQHDTSCTTCIRNGNCMLQKLSNDLNIHYQPYRVRMERTEIDMDVPLIREASKCIKCMRCIQICDKVQNMKIWDVAGTGSRTTVDVSYNRKLKDTDCTYCGQCVTHCPTGALTARDDTNEVFHALADPDITTVVQVAPAVRVAWAEAFQLSPEFATIGRLVSALRHVGFDYVFDTDFSADLTIVEESHELAKKLTHRNQYRWPMFTSCCPAWVRFLKSQYPSYVDCLSTAKSPQQMFGSVVKSYFAEQKGIDPKKLFVVSIMPCIAKKQECELPTMKDAYGVPSVDAVLTTREICRVFHSEHIVPVNLKEESFDSPLGTSTGAGVIFGATGGVMVAALRSAYCFLTGSKPDPDAFQLVHKTHPWKEGTFSIPKIGKVHVAAVSGLSNTRRLMEAIDKGDVSYDFVEVMACPGGCAGGGGQPIHEGLELAEKRGECLWQIDSAMPLRFSHENPEVQILYRKYLGQPLKGKAHDLLHTDHNAWKMPSQILKENEQKSKEY; this comes from the coding sequence ATGGTAAATGCAACAATAGACGGCCTTTCTGTCTGTGTAGAAAATGGAACTTCAATTTTGGACGCTGCAAAAAGTGTTGGAATTTTGATTCCGCATTTGTGCTATCTCAAAGAGATCAATGAAATTGCAGCTTGTCGTGTCTGTGTCGTGGAAGTGGATGGGACAGGCCGTCTTGTGCCGGCCTGCAATAATGAATTGCTCGAGGGCATGGTGGTTCGCACGAATTCACCTCGTGTTCGGCAGGCTCGGCGTACCAATCTGCGGCTGATCCTTTCGCAGCATGATACAAGTTGTACGACCTGTATCCGCAACGGAAACTGTATGCTGCAAAAGCTCTCCAATGATCTGAATATTCATTATCAGCCATATCGGGTTCGTATGGAACGCACGGAGATTGATATGGATGTGCCTTTGATTCGAGAGGCCAGTAAGTGCATTAAATGTATGCGGTGTATTCAAATCTGTGATAAAGTACAGAATATGAAGATTTGGGATGTGGCTGGAACCGGATCCAGAACAACGGTTGATGTTTCTTATAACCGGAAATTAAAGGATACCGACTGTACTTATTGCGGACAGTGTGTGACTCATTGTCCTACTGGGGCACTGACGGCCAGAGATGATACAAATGAAGTGTTTCACGCTTTGGCAGATCCGGATATTACAACGGTGGTGCAGGTTGCACCTGCTGTTCGAGTCGCGTGGGCGGAAGCGTTTCAGCTTTCACCGGAGTTTGCAACGATTGGCCGCTTGGTGTCAGCTTTGCGGCATGTTGGTTTCGATTATGTTTTTGATACCGATTTTTCCGCTGATTTGACGATCGTAGAGGAAAGCCATGAGCTTGCTAAAAAATTGACCCATCGCAATCAATATCGTTGGCCGATGTTTACTTCCTGCTGCCCGGCATGGGTACGGTTCTTAAAATCGCAGTATCCTTCTTATGTAGATTGCCTTTCTACAGCAAAATCTCCGCAGCAGATGTTTGGATCGGTCGTGAAGAGCTATTTTGCAGAGCAGAAGGGAATTGACCCCAAAAAGCTGTTTGTGGTTTCTATCATGCCCTGTATTGCCAAAAAACAAGAATGTGAATTGCCGACCATGAAGGATGCTTACGGAGTGCCATCGGTAGATGCTGTACTTACAACCCGTGAAATCTGTCGTGTCTTTCACAGTGAACATATTGTACCGGTCAATTTAAAGGAAGAATCCTTTGATTCTCCGTTGGGTACCAGTACGGGAGCCGGAGTGATCTTTGGTGCTACCGGAGGCGTAATGGTTGCCGCGCTGCGTTCGGCGTATTGCTTTTTGACCGGTTCTAAGCCGGATCCGGATGCTTTTCAGCTTGTTCACAAAACGCACCCGTGGAAAGAAGGAACGTTTTCCATTCCAAAAATCGGAAAGGTTCATGTGGCAGCGGTAAGCGGCCTTTCTAATACACGCAGACTGATGGAAGCGATCGATAAAGGTGATGTTTCTTATGATTTTGTAGAAGTAATGGCCTGTCCGGGAGGCTGTGCCGGAGGCGGTGGACAGCCGATTCATGAAGGATTGGAATTGGCAGAAAAGCGCGGGGAGTGTCTCTGGCAGATCGATTCCGCGATGCCTCTTCGCTTTTCCCACGAGAATCCGGAAGTTCAAATTTTGTATCGAAAATATTTGGGACAACCACTTAAGGGAAAAGCACATGATCTTTTACATACCGATCATAATGCGTGGAAAATGCCATCACAGATTTTAAAAGAAAACGAACAGAAATCAAAAGAATATTAA
- a CDS encoding hydantoinase B/oxoprolinase family protein codes for MAGKKADTVTVEVVRNLLMSIAEETYGIIIRSAYSTNMKERHDVCTAVIDPDGNSVAQVESLAALLGSMLSVVPNIYEKFGKENVKPGDMFIANDPYHGGGNHLPDIVIAAPAFSGKKLIGWIANIAHHSDIGGKVPGSTSGDADSIFQEGIRIPVIRIREGGELIPSVMDMLLDNTRVPQERYGDLTAQMSANLIGIQRIEEAYEHYQDTLIDCMEELIRYSERRVRAVVKKLPDGTYPYIDYVDGCGDKYPDPLPISVAVTIKGEHLIFDFTGTADQIEAPINVPYPCTKAAVFFAVKALMGSDIPANEGINRAIQIIAPKGCIVNPNEPAPIGAQIDCSQRIPDAIFGALAPVFPDTVVTAGNGACTTTILSGNGEIGTDNVFIFHEVIAGGGGASRHYDGLSGVQVNMTNTSNMPIEATEMEFTKILARKYELKKDSGGAGEMRGGCGIERELEILQDHVLYTGLGDRHKFHPWGLEGGLEGGTGGFYHVETDGKITKMGHKTTSKPMKKGDVIRVITPGAGGYGDPKKRPVEKVLQDVVEQKVSVEKAKELYGVVILETSDGDYHVDEKATAALR; via the coding sequence ATGGCGGGAAAGAAAGCAGATACCGTTACGGTAGAAGTGGTACGAAACCTTTTGATGAGTATTGCTGAAGAGACCTATGGAATCATTATTCGCAGTGCTTATTCGACGAATATGAAAGAGCGCCATGATGTTTGCACTGCTGTAATCGATCCCGATGGAAACAGTGTGGCACAGGTAGAAAGTTTGGCGGCTCTTCTTGGCTCTATGTTGAGTGTTGTACCGAATATTTATGAAAAATTCGGCAAGGAGAATGTAAAGCCCGGCGATATGTTTATCGCAAATGACCCTTATCATGGCGGCGGCAATCATCTGCCGGATATTGTCATTGCAGCGCCTGCCTTTTCTGGTAAAAAACTGATTGGCTGGATCGCAAATATTGCCCACCATTCCGATATCGGCGGAAAAGTACCTGGTTCCACTTCGGGGGATGCTGACAGTATCTTCCAGGAAGGAATCCGTATTCCTGTCATTCGAATTCGTGAGGGCGGGGAACTGATTCCCAGCGTTATGGACATGCTTTTGGATAATACCCGTGTGCCGCAGGAACGTTATGGAGATCTCACGGCACAGATGTCAGCGAACTTGATCGGAATCCAGAGAATTGAAGAAGCGTATGAACATTATCAGGATACGCTGATTGACTGTATGGAAGAACTGATTCGGTATTCAGAGCGCCGTGTGCGTGCAGTTGTCAAAAAGCTGCCCGATGGAACCTATCCTTATATCGACTATGTAGACGGCTGCGGCGATAAATATCCGGACCCTCTGCCGATTTCTGTGGCAGTGACAATTAAAGGGGAACATCTGATCTTTGATTTTACCGGGACTGCAGATCAGATTGAGGCACCAATCAATGTACCTTATCCCTGCACGAAAGCAGCTGTGTTTTTTGCAGTAAAAGCACTTATGGGCAGTGATATTCCTGCCAATGAGGGAATTAATCGCGCCATTCAGATCATTGCACCGAAGGGCTGCATTGTTAATCCAAATGAGCCTGCACCAATCGGAGCACAGATTGACTGCAGCCAGCGTATTCCGGATGCAATTTTTGGAGCACTGGCACCGGTGTTCCCGGATACCGTTGTAACAGCAGGAAATGGTGCCTGCACAACAACAATCCTTTCCGGCAATGGAGAAATCGGTACCGATAACGTCTTTATTTTCCATGAGGTAATTGCCGGCGGCGGCGGAGCATCACGTCACTATGATGGTCTCTCCGGGGTACAGGTGAATATGACCAATACCTCTAATATGCCGATTGAAGCAACAGAGATGGAATTCACAAAGATTCTTGCCCGAAAATATGAACTCAAAAAAGATTCCGGAGGCGCTGGAGAAATGCGCGGTGGCTGCGGAATCGAGAGAGAGCTGGAAATTCTACAGGACCATGTTTTATATACCGGCCTTGGAGATCGTCATAAGTTCCATCCGTGGGGATTAGAGGGAGGCCTCGAAGGGGGCACCGGAGGTTTCTATCATGTTGAAACGGACGGCAAGATCACGAAGATGGGGCATAAGACAACCAGTAAGCCGATGAAAAAGGGCGATGTGATCCGCGTCATTACGCCGGGCGCCGGCGGATACGGAGATCCTAAAAAACGGCCGGTAGAAAAAGTCTTACAAGATGTTGTCGAGCAGAAAGTATCAGTTGAAAAAGCAAAAGAACTGTATGGTGTTGTTATTTTGGAAACTTCGGACGGAGACTACCATGTTGACGAAAAAGCGACTGCAGCACTGCGCTGA
- a CDS encoding exo-alpha-sialidase, whose protein sequence is MSEISVTDIETYGKNGYDMYRVPGMVVLSDDDVLLYYEARAAASDQRRLLLRRSCNKGKSFGEPSILKKEKDGVMLHNPLMISGTGKEVYFFWNEDYKRLYFQKSEDYGESWLPQVELISVVEGWRKDWPLTLFAVAPGHGLQMKNGTLVLPLWLSCGINAHNPACFASLYSEDHGNTWKRSNLVLSNDDVLDPTEGEVAELSDGSLLATLRHGAPETRLRAFVRGTPEHWGNAYLDPFLPDPICAGSILSLPDQTLLFSNCAWKDEAYLLQYRAGGTLHWSKNARQNLTLRRSMDDGKTWSKGIQLLKQGGYSDLGCSVDGDFLYCFFERGWIGGNCIYNKHLTFAQIKKEVF, encoded by the coding sequence ATGAGTGAAATTTCTGTGACAGACATTGAAACATATGGAAAAAACGGTTATGACATGTATCGGGTGCCCGGTATGGTGGTGCTTAGCGACGATGACGTTTTGCTGTATTACGAAGCGCGCGCTGCTGCGTCGGATCAGCGAAGATTGCTCTTGCGGCGAAGCTGTAACAAAGGAAAAAGTTTTGGGGAACCTTCCATTTTAAAAAAAGAAAAGGACGGGGTTATGTTACATAATCCTCTGATGATTTCAGGGACAGGAAAGGAGGTCTATTTTTTCTGGAATGAGGATTATAAACGATTGTATTTTCAGAAAAGCGAAGATTATGGGGAAAGCTGGCTGCCCCAAGTGGAACTGATAAGTGTTGTGGAAGGTTGGAGAAAAGATTGGCCATTAACATTGTTTGCAGTTGCACCAGGGCACGGCCTTCAAATGAAAAATGGAACTTTGGTGCTCCCGTTGTGGCTTAGCTGTGGAATCAATGCCCATAATCCAGCCTGTTTTGCTTCTCTGTATAGTGAAGATCACGGGAATACATGGAAAAGGAGTAACTTAGTTCTTTCCAATGACGACGTTCTTGACCCTACGGAGGGAGAAGTGGCGGAGCTTTCAGACGGCAGTTTGTTGGCGACTTTGCGCCATGGAGCTCCGGAAACTCGTCTCAGGGCGTTTGTAAGGGGAACTCCGGAACATTGGGGGAATGCTTATCTGGATCCTTTTCTGCCGGATCCGATTTGTGCTGGAAGCATTTTATCTTTGCCCGACCAAACCTTGCTTTTTTCAAACTGTGCGTGGAAGGATGAAGCATACCTTTTACAGTATCGTGCAGGCGGAACACTGCATTGGAGCAAGAATGCGCGGCAGAATCTGACTTTGCGGAGAAGCATGGATGATGGAAAAACATGGAGCAAAGGAATTCAGCTTTTAAAACAGGGAGGATATTCGGATTTGGGATGCAGCGTAGACGGGGACTTCCTTTACTGCTTCTTTGAGCGTGGTTGGATAGGTGGTAACTGTATTTATAATAAGCATTTGACTTTTGCTCAAATCAAAAAAGAAGTTTTCTGA